The region atgcacatggtcctcaagaatggttcggtagtccttggcagtgacgcgcccatctagcacaagtattgggccaagggaatgccatgatatggcagcccaaaccatcactgatccacccccatgcttcactctgggcatgcaacagtctgggtggtacgcttctttggggcttctccacaccgtaactctcccggatgtggggaaaacagtaaaggtggactcatcagagaacaatacatgtttcacattgtccacagcccaagatttgcgctccttgcaccattgaaaccgaagtttggcattggcatgagtgatcaaaggtttggctatagcagcccggccgtgtatattgaccctgtggagctcctgacggacagttctggtggaaacaggagagttgaggtgcacatttaattctgccgtgatttgggcagccgtggttttatgttttttggatacaatccaggttagcacctgaacatccctttcagacagcttcctcttgcgtctacagttaatcctgttggatgtagttcgtccttcttggtggtatgctgacattaccatggataccgtggctcttgatacatcacaaagacttgctgtcttggtcacagatgcgccagcaagacgtgcaccaacaatttgtcctcttttgaactctggtatgtcacccataatgttgtgtgcatttcaatattttgagcaaaactgtgctcttaccctgctaattgaaccttcacactctgctcttactggtgcaatgtgcaatcaatgaagactggttaccaggctggtccaatttagccatgaaacctcccacattaaaatgacagatgtttcagtttcattctccaacccctgtatatgtatgcAAACAAGCATTAGAAGAAGTGATGGAAGAGCAATAAAATATGGAAGTTGTGAATTCGGCTTATAGACGTCGTGTTGTTCTGGTTAAATATTGCCCCTTTTCCGTCGGCTCGGTTTAGGCCGGCTCCACTCAGGTTAAATGATGCCGTCAGCTTATTTCCGACTTGTTTATCTGTTCAGTGTTAAAAGCATCGGAGCGTCCTGGCTGGTTTTATTTATAGCAGATGGGGTTCCTATATGTGCTTGTAGTTGTTTGTTGGTTTGATTTGGCTGAGTTatgagaaaaaaatctttattttgggGTCTTTAGTGGTTGGATTGATTTGTTCCTCTTCTTCCCTTTGTATTTGTATGTCAGTTGCAACTCCCACAAGTTAAACAGGCTACAACCATAAAACccaaccaaataaaaaaataaaatatatatatatatattttattttgaatgaagAACATTCTCAGAATTGCtcgttaaaatgtaaaaaaaacgtaaaaaacatacttttttgcagtgcttttttttccatttaaattttTGACGGCTTATTCAAAAACTAAAGGAGAACAAAACAGAAGCCGAAGTATAGTATACCAGTATAAGTATAGAACTATACTATAAAAATTGACAGTCCATAGAGCACTACGGACTGTCGGTTTTTAGGTGATGATACGCAGCTGCAGTTTTTCTAATCATCCAGAAGGTGgcagtgtttgtgtttcacATCCAGCTCGTGTGCCACTCGGTGTCCTGCAGCCTGGAGTCATTGACCACCTTGTGTCAGGATGAATACGAGGATTTTGTGGAATAAGGAGTTTATAGTTTCATCCTGCATTTACCAGTAGTAGCCACAGACGGCGCTGTTCAGCACGTGTTTTCAGTCTCGGTTGTTTGAAGCTTCACAGCTGTGTGATTAACCTTCAAGCAGGATCTACTctgtttaatttctttgtttgtttttgcagctttcACCATGATGATCATATTGGCTCTGATCCGAATTGCCAAAGGAACCGGAGAGGGACACCCTCCTGTCGCCAACCTCTCCGGGGTGCCCAACCTGTTCGGAGTGTGCGTATATTCCTTCATGTGCCAACATTCCCTGCCCTCCCTGGTGACGCCCATCTCGGATAAGAAACGAGTCGGAGCTCTGGTTCTGGCGGACTACGTTCTGATCCTGGGCTTCTACGCCCTCCTCTCGTTTACAGCCATCTTCTGCTTCGACAGCTCGCTGCTGCACGACATGTACACCCTGAACTTCACCGACAACTGCAACGTGTTGGGCATTTCGGTGCTGCGTTACTTCCTGGGCTTGTTCCCAGTTTTTACCATCAGCACCAACTTCCCTATCATTGCCGTTACTCTCCGGAACAACTGGAAGACACTCTTCCACCGGGATGGCGGCACCTACCCATGGGTGGTGGACCGGGTCGTGTTTCCCCTCATAACCCTGGTGCCGCCGATCGTGGTGGCCTTCTGCACGCACAACTTGGAGTCCCTGGTAGGCATCACCGGGTCCTACGCAGGGACAGGGATCCAGTACATCATCCCGGCATGCCTGGTGTTTTTCTCCAGGCGCCACCTGGAGCCGGTGATAGGCAGAGACGCCGTCAACAAGCACCAGTCTCCTTTCCGCCACGCCTTCTGGGTGTGGTTTGTCTTGGTGTGGGCGGCCTCCTGCCTCATATTTGTCACAGCCAACATTATCCTGACTGAGACTAAGAAATGAAAACTGTGTTTATGGAAATCTGCGACTGTTTGGCCAGTTTCTTCGTTCTCGAGGCCTTACCTGCTGCTGGATGGACTGTGTGCCTTTTTTTACCTGACTTTAGTTGCCTAAAATAAACGCAATCAATATTAACTTATGAAATTTGCTAAAAGggaccaaatgtttttttcctgataAGTTCTGGATGTGTGCATGACAGTGATCAAAGGGACATTATTAAAGGTATCTTTAAACATCAAACAGCTAAACGTTTAAGCTTTTCACACCGTTTCCCAGAAATATCTTCCTTCCTTTCTGCAACTCTTGgatgcataccttctctgacATCCCAGAATCAGATAGATGGCTTGTTACCAGGCCTCTACAGAGGTGAATGATGCTGATGAGGTATGTCAGGTTTGttagagcagggatgcatctaaaagttgcaggaccgTAGCTCTCGAGGTCTGGACTTGATCTAAAGCAACGGTTGAGCTGTCCAAACACTTCAGATCATAGAGGAACGTGTGTTTAATGGTGAAGTTTCAACCTCTTACCTCTAACTTCTGTTGTTGCTATTACAGGTAATAGGAAGAGGCACAAATGTCCCACTCCCTCTCTAgaaaagctgtcaaacaaacacgTTGGAGATTCAACAGATCTGTGGGATGAAGCTACAGAAACATATTTCTTACTTTTAATAACCTTCACTAAAATCCCAACTCAGAAAAGGGAATCTGCCGGAGCTTTCCTGCAGAATAGTCCAATAAAACTATATCAAAGCAACAGAaggagcaaagaaaaactgcctGTCACAGAACCGCTGCACGACTCCGTAATGAGATTGGAGGATGGGAAGAAGAATGATCATTCTCCGATGTATTTCCCTCCCTCAGCAGGTGGTGTGAGGGCAATGTTCCCGTCCTCCATGTGAACAGTGAAGCTGACGGAGATGCTCCCATCCCTGTCTGGAAAAGTCTGACATGTTGACACGAAAATGTGCAGGAAGCCTGttataaataacttaaaaataaGAGTTTATTCCAGTAGAGCAGGATTATagcagttttctttaaaaacatctaATGTCAGGGTAGATAAATAAGGAAATAACCTCCAGGTACAGTGTGGTGAAGGACTTTGTTGGTTGTTGTGGTTTTGATTATAACTATGAAAGGAAACGGACCAGCAGAGGAGAAGTTACCGAACCAGAAACCTTTTTGAGTCTGCTTCCTCTTTACATGGCATGTTATTAATTGTTAATAAGAGGAAAAAAGATGCTAGCTCCAATCAGATGATAACCAGCACAGTTtacacactattttatttatttttagttggcTATCTTTTCCTTTTTGACAAGCAGCAGGTCTCCTGCTCAGAATGTTCACAGCAAACACAAAGTTCTGCTAATTGTAATAGATTTCTATGTTCCTGCTAAACAATAATGTAATGATTTGTCCTTTTTAGATCATCGTCTTCCTGAACGTGGCTCCAGCTGCAGAGATTTTCTTTGCACTGTGTTATTTTACGGCAGCATTTGGCTGTATAGGTAGCAACGCAGGtgattaaaactttcctttggAAGGTAATGTGCTGCAACTGGAGTGTTTTAAGGCTCTGCAGCTGATTTCTGCTCCCGTGTGGAAGCGTTGGTGACACCTGGGGGGCGCTGTTGGAGGTCAATCTACTCTTGCTTTGTTTAGACCTCTACTACAGGTGATCAGTCATCAGAGCTCTGCGGTGGACCTGCAGCTTCTCAGCTTATTTCCATCTGCAGCAACGTGTCTGAATGAGGAAAACAAACACTTGAACCTGAGTTGGATATTTGTGGGCTTTTCTCTGctcagaaacatctaaaactatAGGAATCAGTgtgaattattttcattttgtttgctgtatatttttctttgattttgatCATTTCTTTAGAAATCAAATGTTGACGATCTGTGTGGTGCCAGAAACGTTtatgatccttttttttttttctatttctcttcgttttatagtttaaatgtggtttctgtttttattttttttacttttgtgtcatttttatttgtgtatctGAAATTTGGTTCTTTCTTCTCTATGGATGTTTACAGCTTTTTGTTATCCCGTTTCTCAAgcgaacaaaaataaaatttgtctgaAATCATAATGTGAAGCTTGAACACTGGAGGAGACATCTGTTTGTTGAGGCACCCTGTGAAGGCTGTAGAAGGTGAATTCATATTTTATCAGATAAAGTTCAGCTTTCTGTGGCCTGTTTGAACTTTAAAAGGTGTTCCTACTGTAAGGTGCGGCTGAATTTTAAGCTTCAGAAAACATTGATTTCTGGATGCAACAAAGGAAAGGATGAAACCAACTTGTTCTGAACATCCAGGGAGCCCGCATGGACACCAGCCTCGCCTCCTGCCTCATCATGCAATTCATCTTGGACTCCGTCATGTGGAAAATAGGGTTTAATGGAGCTCAGACCATCTGCTTTTCCTTTTCATGGCTGGAAATCATCTCAGTAACCGTCCCTGTGGTCACCTGTAAGAGCTTCAGGCAAAAGTTCAACACAAGCTTGAATTTAGTGAAAAAGCCTCAGCTTTACCCTGACAAACATTTGCTTTTTATCGTCTTGTTAGAAGTTCTGTAACAACTCAGTAAATCATGTCTGAGTGAATTAAAGTGGAGGAAACAGATGGCAGCTGTCTCCTTATATTCAGAAACAAACATCACCTGAGAGGCAGACACAACAGCAACCTGCTGCAGGAGCTCCGATCCTCCTCTGAGATCCAGACGTCCCTTTAGATGTGGTGACGAGGCTCGTTTTGTGATTACATGAGGTACGAAGCCCTTAAACGCAGCATTGGGAATTTCTTTATTCTCCTAACAAAAATTCCCACTCTGGCTGTTTTCCAAACCAAACAAATTCCCCACATGCTTTTACAGCCATGAATGTCTGAGTCGTGGCCACTGACTGAGTGAATGGATCAGTCTCTGCTGCTGATTCAGTCCCAGAACATTCTGGTGTTCAGCAATGCTTCAACACATTTTCAGATTCCTGCCTGCCAGCGACCTCTCTGCCAGTAATtggcatccttttttttttctaaatctctTGTTCACCTCAATCTTCCTAGAAGCACCTAGttggtgtttcttttttatttataggtgcgattgctgtttttattatcCAACCAAAGCTCCCCCTCTGAATTTCAATCCCAGCAGAGACGCTCCAGCATAATTTAATTTACCTTCTGGCCTTTTTATGTATGTAGGTGGTGTCTGGATGTTTTGGGGCAGAGCTTTAATTGGAAAAGCTTAATTTATTCATAGCTGGATTGTTTATGGGATTTAGGAGCACCGCTTCACGACTGCAAATATTTAATCACCTGGAGGGAAATTTaggatccttttttttaatcaggtgGCTTCATCAGAACTAATCAGAACTTAAACTGTGGTTCTGGTTGCAGAGAACAGGAGCTGAAACTAACCCAGATTCATAGCAGGTGCAAAGTCATTAGTGAAGCtaatttagttcagtttcaaattgttttttgaGAACTGATTATAGATTCTGAGTGGGGTCCAGGCCCAGAACTTTGATGTTCTGATCTTTGACCCACTTCGTCATCACGTTAGCCTTCCTTCATGATGCTGGAAAATCCACAATCATGACCAAGCTGCTCCTGGGTTGTTTGAAGAAGTTGCTCTTGGAGAACAGTTTGATCCCAGTGTTCCTGGCCAGAACTCTGCAGAAGCTGGGAGCAACCCCACACATGGGTTGGATTGGGATGCTTACAGTTAGAAACACACAGGACTGTTGGACGCTCTCGAGTCTTCTTCTCCAGATGTCCAAAAGGATTCTTTAGAACAGCGCCAGTCTTAGGCTGTCCATCCTTGTACATCCAGAAGATAAATATCAGTCTGTCCCTTTGGTAGGCTTTGGTGCCCTTGTCCAGAAGTCACCTTACTGTGCCAGCAGATGAATATTTACCCACATGGTGCTAAAgttgagcaagctctgcactggtggtaGCATAGCTGTCCTCCAGCTTGCTGGCACCTCCTCTGCAGCTCAGCCTTTCCCCTTGATTATTCAAAGACCTTTTTTTCAGCCGCAAATTTCTTTTGCGTTTTTGATGCAAAATGATGACggctgcaggttttttttttttttttaaagaatttgaaaCGATTTCAAGCACATCTAAGAGCCCACAAAGTTTAAAAAgcttagaggaagaaaaacatttcttccTTTCAGTAACTTATAAGccacagtttttctttaaaggtaAATATTTAGCTATAACATCAATAAAAGAAATTTGGGTGTCCTGTTTACAACAGCAAccccaattttttattttcagtctgagCACCTCACATTTTCTCAAAGCAGATAAGAAACAATTTTCCAAAAAAGCCTTTGAAGCCACAGCTCTTATAAAAACAGGAACCACCACACATGATGTGTTATCTGCATCCATGGATGATGATGGACTACCATCAGGACACTGACggttttattgatttataaaaTCCCCTTTTAGAAGGACCATCTTGAAGAGATGTGAGGATGCTCGCTGGCAACAGAAAAAGATAGTGTGAGCACTTTCACTACAAAGTTCATCTATGTAGGGAATGTGGGTGAGCGCTGTGGAAGTAAATGGGTCAAGAGGACAGATTTCTAGTGGGCTGGCCACAGAGCACCTTTAAAAGCCTCCATAGGGTGCCGGTTTGTTTGGTCTTTAAGCTAGAGCTGCTGAGTTCCTCCTCCTGACTCAATAAATCACCATACAATTCTTCTTATGTGTTGACgcctttttctttccactgagcACCTTTTCAGCATGCATTGCCCAGTTCTGCCAACTGGTAACCGAGCAGGTAGGTACATCAATATTATGTTTGGTGACCCAGTTTTGAATCTCGGGTAAAGCATTTGCCTTTTTTGAACTGTTGTTTATAGGGACTGTCATCAGCAGTGTCATTGAGGCCATCTAGTTTAACTGCCTGTTTTCTCCACCTAGTATTTTTGCTACTGGGGAGCTGGTTATTAAATTTGGGGATCTCTCTCTCATAGTTTGTGAAAAACTGATGGTGAATATGGAGGTTCCTCTTCAGTAATTTGTCCCACTGGTGCTGAGGGATCAGGCCCTCTCACGGCTGCAGCAGGAGACTGTGGTTGCCTGCCCCTCCCCCTTACTACAAAAGTGTCATTATCTTCTTCTCTGGTAACTGCTATATAAACCTCCTTGCTCTTTTCATCGTTCCCTGCCTTTCTTTTATAAGCTTCAGCAAGCAAATGTTTTGCCCTTATTAATTCTTGgttggttttttttcctttttctaagtttgtctttctgttgtaATCTCTGTACCAAATGGGTACAAGCAGGAACCGAAAGATGTCCTTTAAAATCATAATCTTTCCGCCATTTAGCAAGAGTTTTTACTGTATCTGGATCTTTTGAGTGCAGTTCGCCATTTtaagagtttatttatttttttttttttttatctattaaaaACTTTTAGAACTGAGTTCTACTTCTATTTATATTTGCGCTATTTTATTCTCTGTGCTTTATTATATATACTTTTATCCTATTtactctagtttattattattcagactctgctctttttttatttttatatatatatatatatatatatatatatatatataaacagagGTGCGTTTATTATACATATCTTGTACcatcaaatcaaacaaaatttcTCAACGGGCTCCCAACATCTCCCGGAAAACATACTTCTAGATCAAACATCTAGTTTTGATCCGGTTTTCTGCTTTGAGTCCTACTCTCAGAGAGTGCAGGGGTTTTAGACTGAGATCTGGTGGCACCTaatatccaaatcagaattCCCTACGACACCTCAGCtgtcaacaactttatgttaacaCCAGCAAGGTTTCGGGTTGTCTCACTGAGAGTGCTGTATGATtctgcagacacacaaacaattACTTTTAGGCCTAAATCGCCTAGACTAGGTTTTCCgttttttggggggggtttttagatatttttttggcactagtggcctttatttttttattttttgacagtaggcagacaggaaagaggggtagagagagggggagacattcggcaaaaggactcgaacccgggatatgcatatggtcgcgcgctttcgcccatacaccatcagcgccacgccGGTTTTCCGTTTTtcatgcacttttttttttttaaactcaggATTTTTCCGTGGAGTTGGTTGCGTTTGAATCTCCTTAGGGGAAATTACGAGTACCTCTAAACTCAAAACtctttatttttagttattAAAAACTGCAGTTAAACGCCAAGCATACCGGTTTGCGTATTTTTCTTTATACACTTAGTTGGTTCTGTCTTACCTGTGCGTTCGTTCACACTATCTGTTGAAATGCGTTGATCCACCCTTTTACACACTAAgaccaatcacaggaatcatcttaactagaGTAGAActgcaaacataaacatggtATAAACAACACTGGCCTACAGCTTTATCACTGGATTTATTTACTCCAACTGGTAGTTTGAGACCTGCTCTGCCCCACAGGTGATCCACAGTGCTGGAGGTGATGATGACTCCATAAAGCAGCTTTATAAAGTGTCAGCTGCATCAGATGAGATGCTGCGGCACAAACAGAGTCCTGTTTAAGGCCTCTGACCCCTCATTAACAGGTCACATGTTTCTGTCTGTCATGCTCTGCAGCCGCTGTggctgaaaggtttggttcaCCTTGGCTTGCTAATGGCATCTCACAGAGAGGCAGTAAACAGAGTTGCGACATGATAAGACGGGAATGCATTAAAGCAGAGCCGGAGATTTTTTCCGGACTGTTTGGAGTGAAAAGAGGTGTTAAAAGTAGGAATCCTGCACATGTGCCAGCTTCCTTTGTCTTCACATCATTCACATGTAAGATGTAGCTGCCGGAGGTTTTCTGCACATTTGGAGGTCGTCTCCAGCCAGGTGTCGCCTCATCTTCTCATGACagatggctttcttttaatttcAGACCAATGCCTCTCGCCTTAATGCCCCCCTCCCACTCTCTTTCATGTGTATCTGCTGTCAGGTTCATTAGCACCAGCAGGGCTTATTAGACATCTTGGGGAGAGATCAGGGTCACAGAAGTGTGCAGACGAAGACCAAATCCAGGCAGTGCTGCTCTGACAGGAAGACAATTTAGAGAAAGTTATTTTACTGCACCGCTAATTAAGATCTGGATTTGTTGCAGTTTGTTGTTTTCCTACAGTCGCATTATGTTCCAGATTGGGTTTTCTCTGTATTGCAATCTTCTCCAGAGAAGCATCAGCAGGACGGTTTGAATATTCTGCCTGAGACGAGTGTCAGAGCATGATTTATAACCATTACTGCCAGCATGCTGATGAACACAGGCGTCGTGTTTACGATCAGTAGGGACACCCATCCATGTTCGACCCAATCATCCTAGCGGTCATTCAGCAATCTGCATCTAAGAGATGAACttagtttaaatttaatttcctttttcttaAAGGGAAAAATTAGACATTTGTTTGGGTGTCACGTGATTGTCTCTCTGAAAGCTGCTTTAGAAGCATTTCCTCCCTGTGGGGAACACTAATCCGTGCTACGTTCACAGCATTTGGTAAAAACTCTAGTCTCTGTATCAGCCTCCAAAATCCCATGTTGGTCTAATCCTAATCCACTCAGTGTTGCATGAATCGAACCTCAGGAGTCAGGCAAGTTCACGTGCTTAATGATGGAAAGAAATGACCAATATTGTGTGGCAAACATGGAAAGATGATTCATTTTCTCTCTGGCAGAGAAGAGTTTTAGCTTCACTGaaaatccaaaaggcatcaaATCGATTTTCAGTCTCTGCAGGACCGAGGGGCTGCAGGACGCCACTTTATGCAGCTTAACTGTGCTGTTGGGTCAACAAGTGTCTGACCGCTGCCACCAGAAGGCTTTACATGTTTTTGCTGGAGGTGGACTCTCTGCTGGATGGACGTCCTTTAACTAGACAGATGTCATAGATAAACAGTGATTCCTTGCAGCTTTGTCACTTATATCTGCCCAGGCACTGCTTCAGCCTGAACAAACCACTATTAAAACTCAGGTGTGTTGAATGGATGCATTCATCCAGATCACTGCTTTCTACTTTGGTCCACATTCAGatgagttattttttattttatttcttttctgtaaCTGATCTGATTTGCAAGGAACCAGCACCTAAGTGGCGATGGTGTTCCCAGGCAGTTACCGAAGCATCCAACATCGTATGTAAAGGTCAGCGGTCACAGAGGATGCCTCATAGATGCATTACCAGCACTAGATGGGTTTTGATAGGTGTTGTCTTCTGGTTTTGCATAAAACCAGGCGGTTGGATCGTGCAGTGTGGGGCGCACAGATTTCACAAGACCAACCACATATGTGGATCTGTGACCCAGTGCAGTTCTGCTGTATGTTGAGGTCTAGCTCCGACAGACTGTGACATCAAATCACCTCTTACATCGAGGGCTGAGAGGGTGCTGCTATGTACTGATGGGATGAGCAGTGTGCCTGTACGTTTGATCTGATGTCAGTGAAAACCGGTCACTTGGCCTTTCAGTACATGCAGTTTTTTATTCCCACCATGCCTGACTCCCTGTCCTGCTTTTCCAAAAGTTCTCTAGTTTTCACGTTACTGAGTCAAGCAGCAGGTTAAACAGGAAGAATAGATCTAAAATGCAAGATGGTGTTGGGTTACATTATAACTATTGGATGGAGCAGTTGCTTTGAGGGGATGTTTAATGGTGAGCCAATAGGAAAAGTAAGTCAGAAAAATATGGGTTTCTTTTTCCAGCTCATTTTATGCCTGATTTTAATGAATTGTGATTTCAGGAGATGCTCCAAGAAAGGTTGGCATCATTAACACTGAAATCACTCTTTGTAGAGTTTCACCAGCTTTTATCTCATGGAGCTGCTCTGACCTGCCTCTGATTATTTCCAGTTAGAATGAACACCAGAGCAGAGCTTTAATGGTTCAAGAAACATCAGTGTAACTGCAGGGTTTGGGTCAGcttcctctctgtgctctgaTTGCAGAGGTCCACATTGATGTGCCTGCTCCCCGCCTGTAATTGACCCAGGAATCATCAGAGCTGCTGAGGTTTAAACGATCACGGTGAGCAAACacctctgctgttgtctgcATTCCCTCCTTATGCTGACCGTCGCTGTGTGGACAGTCGTCTTTGTGTAGTGACAGGAATGTTGTTTTCCTAGTGATCTTCTCTGGGTGGGACTTGTCACCCTGGAAACCCCTCGGGGTTCATTGTgacacatgaatgtgctttgatttaaaccatcccGTTAaatttctggctgtatgttcagggtagttgtcctgctggaaggtggacatccaccccagtctcgggtcttctgcagcctccaacagtgtttcttccaggattgtcctgatttagctccatccatcttcccatcaagtctgaccagcttccctgtccctggtgacgaaaagcctccccacagcatgatgctgccaccaccacaacTGTGAGGATGGtgcgttcagggtgatgtgcagtgataGTTTTCTTCACCATCTGGTCTTTTGCATTATTTCGGTCTCATCGAGCCAAAGCAGGGAGACTAATGTTTAAAGCAAGCAAAACTGTTATGTGGTAATTTCACTATAAAAGcaaccatttttctttgttttttcttacagGTATCACTATTTTCTGTCAGCAAACAATTTTGTCTGTAAAAGTCAATGATGAGACACAGTGAACCCAACTTCAGACCCAGGATGGAAATTAAGGTCACATAAATGATTGGAAACCCAGATTCTGTCATCCACTGACCTTTTGATGGGTCACAGGGAGACTTCAATGCTTTTAGGTAATTGAGACAAGTTTTAGTACTATAAAATGCACTAGGAGTGGTATCTTCACCAGCTCTCCATTAAAAACCGTTATACATTAACTACACCCCCACCAAGTTATTTGGGAAGCGTCTGAGGAAAGTCTTTTCTGCTCTACCGTCACAAACTTAAACAGGTGGTGTTTGTTAAACTGTACTGGGGCTTTACCTGGAGCTGAGGCTCTGGAGGCCTGGAGATGGAGACCCCTGATCTAGACTGTCAAGATTAACATTGCAAGATCAATCTCTCTGTATCTTTGTTTGCTCAGACCCTGTCCAATGTTATAGAAGACGGAGAACTTTCTTACTTGCAAAATGTCGGGAGCTGCACAGTATCTG is a window of Girardinichthys multiradiatus isolate DD_20200921_A chromosome Y, DD_fGirMul_XY1, whole genome shotgun sequence DNA encoding:
- the LOC124864884 gene encoding transmembrane protein 104-like; the encoded protein is MAGGITETGEPYSAFVGLVYMFNLIVGTGALTMPKAFASAGWVVSLSLIAFLAFMSYMTTTFVIEAMAAANAQLRWKRREQEETYDSDTTSDYSDDDTGRGRSEPETKPILSVQRSGHVDHFDIVERVEMGQMASMFFNKVGVNMFYICIIVYLYGDLAIYAAAVPISLMEVACGNHSCSAGSVKYNDTDPCWGSVTRKDAYRVFLSVFTLLLGPFTFFSAQKTKYLQILTSLMRWIAFTMMIILALIRIAKGTGEGHPPVANLSGVPNLFGVCVYSFMCQHSLPSLVTPISDKKRVGALVLADYVLILGFYALLSFTAIFCFDSSLLHDMYTLNFTDNCNVLGISVLRYFLGLFPVFTISTNFPIIAVTLRNNWKTLFHRDGGTYPWVVDRVVFPLITLVPPIVVAFCTHNLESLVGITGSYAGTGIQYIIPACLVFFSRRHLEPVIGRDAVNKHQSPFRHAFWVWFVLVWAASCLIFVTANIILTETKK